The genomic region ATAGCTGGGTTTTTATTCCGTTTGTTTTTCTCTTTTTTTCCTGCGCCGGCAAGCTTCCTCCTTCTATTGCCGAACACCCTGATCTTTCTGCCATATTGGCAAAGGCGAAACGCACTCAGATGGGCTTTACTTCAATAAAAGCCAGGGCTAGGGTGTCGATAAAATCCCCACAGGGGAAAATTGTTTTCGATCAGGTAGCCACCGTCGTCCGCCCGGAGTTTCTGAGAGTTTCGGTTTTCGCTCCTTTCGGCGAGATGCTCGCGAGGGTGGTTTCTGACGGAGAAAGCGTGAGAATGAAGACCAACTGGGAAGAGTTGATCTTTGAGAATCCGGAGGATTTCAGACTTTCTTACCTTTATCCGGGACTCCCGCCCCAGCTCGGAGTTGAGGACATAGTAAACTTTCTGCTGGGAGGATCCCCATTTGCCATTCCCCAGAAAAGCTACTCTGTACGGACTGGGGAGAAAGAAGGGGAGATAGTTTTCGTGTTTTCGGGAAGCACGCCTCTCCAGATCACGGTCGATTTCCCGAGAAACTTCATAACCAGAGTAGAGGGTACGCTTTCTGACGGAGAGAAGGCTAAAATTGAGTTCTCGCTCCTCAAACGGATTGACTCGGACACCTATTTCCCGAGAAACCTGCTTTTTGAGACCGCCGATTACAGTCTCAACGTGAATTATGATGAGAATTTACGGGTAAACTCAAAGACGGATATTTCTTTTTTCCGGTCCGCAGAGGAACCCTGATTTGTCGCAGAAACCGCTTGTAAGAAACTTCGTAATAAGGAACCGTTTGGGTCTTCACGCTAGGGCGGCCGCGGTTCTGGTCGCCCTGACCAGCAGATTCAGTTCCAGTATAATGATAAGGAAAGACGGTTTCGAGATAGACGGAAAAAGCATACTGGGCGTTTTGTCCCTTGCGGCCATTTGTGGCACTGAAGTTGCCGTTACGATAGAGGGGGAAGACTCGGAGCTTGCAATGGAGGAAGTCTCCCATCTGATTGAAAGCGGCTTCGGAGAAGGAATCGATCCGGAAAACTGAGTTTGGGATATTCTGCAAACGGGATAAACTGAATCGGCTTTTAAGGGAAAACACTGTTACGGCCATGAAGATTATAAGGATAAATTCGAAAAATCTGGAAAGAAGGTCGAGAGAAATAGAGAAGTCGGCCTCACATTTCGATCCGGAGCTTGTTTCGCAGACAGAAAAGATTGTAGAGGACGTCAGAGAGCAGGGAGACTCGGCGCTTTTTCGCTACGCGAAGAAATTTGATGGACCTTACGTAACTGCGAAAAACGTAAAGGTCACCGATCGCGAATTTGAAGAGGCTAAAGCAGCCGTCGCACCGGATATTGCGAGGGACCTTAAGAAGGCTGCTTCACGGATTCGCTCCTACCAGAAAAAGAAGCTTCCAAAAGCTGGAGCCTACAAGGATGCGCTCGGAAACGAACTTGGTTGGCTGATAAGACCAATTGAGAAGGTGGGAGTGTATGTTCCGGGAGGCAAGGCTTCGTACCCTTCAACCGTGCTCATGACCGCTATACCGGCGCGGGTTGCCGGGGCAATCGAGATAAGCGTTGTCACTCCATGTTCCGGGAAACGGGTGAATCCCGAGATTCTTCTGGCGTGCGAAATTGCCGGGGTGAGCAACGTCTACAAAATAGGCGGGGCCCACGCCATAGCGGCAATGGCCTTTGGAACCAGGAGCATACCGAAAGTGGACAAGGTAGTAGGTCCGGGGAACATCTATGTTACGATAGCCAAGAAACTGGTTTATGGTTTCTGCGACATTGACATGCTGGCAGGGCCGACCGAGGTTCTGATTATAGCCGACGGTTCGTGTCCGCCGGGATGGGTTGCCGCAGACCTGCTTGCTCAGGCCGAGCATGACGAAATGTCAATCCCGATTCTCGCGACCACCAGCTATGATTACGCCAAAGAAGTGAAAAAGGAAGTGCTCTCGCAGCTAAGGGGGCTTGACAGAGAAGAAATCGCGGGCGCCGCGGTCTCAAACAACGGAAGAATCTACGTAACCGAGAACATGGAGCAGGCAGTGGCACTTTCAAACGCGGTTGCTCCTGAGCACCTTGAGCTCTGCGTGCGTTCCCCCAAATCTCTTCTAAAAGGCATAAAACACGCGGGAGCAATATTTCTGGGATCTCTCTCGACCGAGCCTTTCGGCGATTACGTCTCGGGTCCGAGTCACGTTCTTCCAACGGGAGGAGCGGCTAGGTTTTCTTCTCCTCTTAGCGTTTATGATTTCCTGAGGATGCCGAGCACCATATCAATGTCGAAAAAAGGCTTTTCGTCTCTCGGCGCGACCGTTATGAATCTTGCCCACGCCGAGGGGCTTTCGGGTCACGCGTTTTCGGTAAAGAGACGGATTGAGGATTCCTGAGTGATGTTCACGCTACTGTTTAGAACGGGAGACTCCGGTGTCTGACATAGATTCAATTAAAAGCAGGATCTCTAAGAGCGTAAGGTCAATCTCCGCTTACTCGGTGCCGAGGATTGATTGCTCGGTGAAGCTTGATGGAAACGAAAGTCCTTACGATCTTGAGGGAGAAGAGAAGCTTGCGCTTTCCGAACGGCTGGCAAAGCTTCCAGTAAATCGTTATCCGGACCCCGAGGCTCTGGAGGTAAGAACTTCTCTCTCCCGCGCCGTAGGCTTCCCCATGGATGGCATATTGCTTGGCAACGGCTCAGACGAGATCATACAGATGATCGTCGAGGTGCTTGGGGGGAAAAGCGGCCACGTGCTCGTGCCGTCCCCGACTTTCTCAATGTACAGGATCACATCGCTTATTCTTGGAAGACAGGTGACGGAGGTTGAGCTCGATGAGAATTTTGACATAGATCTCGAACAGATCTTGGAGGCGATTCGCGCGCAGGACCCTGACATCGTTTTTCTCGCGACTCCGAACAATCCCACCGGGAACTCTTTTTCGGAAGAAAAAGTACTCGAGATCTTGGAGGCAAGCGGGGGTGCGGTGGTTGTTGACGAGGCCTACTGCGATTTTTCGAAAAAAAGCTATATTCCCCATATAGATAAATATGAAAACCTGCTGGTACTGAGGACAATGTCCAAGATAGGGTTTGCGGGGGCAAGACTTGGAATATTCTTTGCACGACCGCAGATTGCCGACGAAGTGAACAAGGCGCGTCTTCCCTATAACATAAATTCTTTTAGTCAGGATGTAATGTCTTTTGCTCTTGAAAACCCCGAGGTTGTTGAACGGAAGATAAGCCTTATATTGAGCGAGAGAGAAAGAGTTCGCGCGTCGCTTGAGCGAATTGAAGGGATTCATGTTTATCCAACGGACGCGAATTTCTTCCTGGTACGGGTTTCGGACGCGGATTTTCTTTTCGAAGAACTGGTCAAAAACGATATTCTGATCCGTCGCTTCAAGGGAGAGGGACGCCTTGCAAACTGCCTCAGGATCACGGTTGGAACTAGAGAGGAAAACAATCAGCTCATCCAAGCCCTAGTCAGCATATTTTCTTCCTAAGTAGCTTTTCACTACGAAAAGAATTGTCGCCGCAAGGGCTATCCACGCGAAGATGTCTCCTACCCTCGAGTAGAGAGTTTCAAGCGAATCGATTAAAACCACCTCTCCCTTTAGATTTTCCGTAGTGAATATCCCCGTGCGGGCCTCGATCTTTCCGGTAGGGGATACGATCGCGCTTACGCCGCTGTTTGTTGATCTTACTAGGTAACGGCGCGTTTCAACTGCCCTTGGAATTGAGAGGAGCAGATGCTGGTAGGGAGCGATACTCCTTCCGAACCACGCGTCGTTTGTGAGGTTAACGAGCAGGTTGGCTCCCCTTTTCACGTAGTCACTCGAAATCTTCGCCACTATGTCCTCATAACATATAAGGGGTCCTATTCTCATGTTCTTTTCCGGAACCTCAAGCACTCTGAGGCCTTCTCCCGGGGTGAGATCTCCCATCATGGGGAAGACCCTTTTGAGGAACTTAAGCTCCTCGTTTATCAAGGGGAAATATTCGCCCAGAAGAAAAAGCCGGGTCTTGCTGTAGTGGCTGAGGATATTGCTTTGCGGGTCGACTAGGAAGGCCGTGTTGTATTTTTTGTGGTCCTCTTCATCCCAGCCGTCCTCAAGCAGGATGGGGTCCTGGGTAAAGGAAAGTCCTCCGATGAGAAAGTGCGCTGGGTGCCCTGCCGGCACTATGTCTGTTTGGTCTTCAATTCTGTATGACGGTTTGTCTTTGGGAAACCAGTACTGAACCGACGTCTCCGGCCAGATCACGAGGTCTGCCTCCAGGAGTCTTTGCGACATCTCCCTGTGTTTTTCCGTTATGACCGGTTCATTGTCGAGGTTTTTTTCCGCGTAATCAAAATTGGCCTGAACCATCCCGATTTTCACCCGGGGCTCTGTCTTAAGGAAAGCCTCAATTTCGTTTATCCTGAAAGATCCGTAGCCGAGCACGATTGCGATTATGGCAATCGAGATCGCAGGTGCGGTAAGCACAGGTTTTTTTCTCCGTCGCAAGTCGTCAACGAGATAGAAAACCGATACGTTTGCAAAAAACATCAGAAACCCCAGGAAGTTCACCCCGAGCGTGTCAACTACTTGTATTACCTTCGGGTAGTAGCCTTGGGAGACTCCTATTCCGTAGGGAAAGAGAACCGGGAAGAAAAACTCTGCGACCACCCAGGCAAAAGAAATCATGAGCGCGTTTGCGACACTTTTTCTCCGGCAGAGTCCGAATCTCGATATATACCAAGTGAAAATTCCGAACTGAAGCGATGAGTACACACAGAACAGAAACACGGCTGCCATGCTTGGGAGCAAGGGGATTTCACCGAACCTGTTGAGAGTCCCGACGAGCCAGTAAAGCGAGACGAGATTCATGGATGTCCCGGATATCATGCCCAGTCGAAGTGACTGCGAAGCGCTTTTCCCCTGAAGCGCCAGAAGCATTGGGGCAAAGCATACCCAGCCCAGTACGCCGAGAGTGCTTGAAAAAAGGGATGCGGAAAAAAGCACCCCGGATCCTGCGGCCAAGATTTCGTTTCCGGTCGGTCTGGTTATCCGGATCGTTTTCATGCGTAGGAGCGAAACTGCGGGTTCAAAACGCTTCCTTGTGTC from Candidatus Dadabacteria bacterium harbors:
- a CDS encoding HPr family phosphocarrier protein, producing MSQKPLVRNFVIRNRLGLHARAAAVLVALTSRFSSSIMIRKDGFEIDGKSILGVLSLAAICGTEVAVTIEGEDSELAMEEVSHLIESGFGEGIDPEN
- the hisD gene encoding histidinol dehydrogenase; this translates as MKIIRINSKNLERRSREIEKSASHFDPELVSQTEKIVEDVREQGDSALFRYAKKFDGPYVTAKNVKVTDREFEEAKAAVAPDIARDLKKAASRIRSYQKKKLPKAGAYKDALGNELGWLIRPIEKVGVYVPGGKASYPSTVLMTAIPARVAGAIEISVVTPCSGKRVNPEILLACEIAGVSNVYKIGGAHAIAAMAFGTRSIPKVDKVVGPGNIYVTIAKKLVYGFCDIDMLAGPTEVLIIADGSCPPGWVAADLLAQAEHDEMSIPILATTSYDYAKEVKKEVLSQLRGLDREEIAGAAVSNNGRIYVTENMEQAVALSNAVAPEHLELCVRSPKSLLKGIKHAGAIFLGSLSTEPFGDYVSGPSHVLPTGGAARFSSPLSVYDFLRMPSTISMSKKGFSSLGATVMNLAHAEGLSGHAFSVKRRIEDS
- the hisC gene encoding histidinol-phosphate transaminase; protein product: MSDIDSIKSRISKSVRSISAYSVPRIDCSVKLDGNESPYDLEGEEKLALSERLAKLPVNRYPDPEALEVRTSLSRAVGFPMDGILLGNGSDEIIQMIVEVLGGKSGHVLVPSPTFSMYRITSLILGRQVTEVELDENFDIDLEQILEAIRAQDPDIVFLATPNNPTGNSFSEEKVLEILEASGGAVVVDEAYCDFSKKSYIPHIDKYENLLVLRTMSKIGFAGARLGIFFARPQIADEVNKARLPYNINSFSQDVMSFALENPEVVERKISLILSERERVRASLERIEGIHVYPTDANFFLVRVSDADFLFEELVKNDILIRRFKGEGRLANCLRITVGTREENNQLIQALVSIFSS
- the lnt gene encoding apolipoprotein N-acyltransferase produces the protein MKTIRITRPTGNEILAAGSGVLFSASLFSSTLGVLGWVCFAPMLLALQGKSASQSLRLGMISGTSMNLVSLYWLVGTLNRFGEIPLLPSMAAVFLFCVYSSLQFGIFTWYISRFGLCRRKSVANALMISFAWVVAEFFFPVLFPYGIGVSQGYYPKVIQVVDTLGVNFLGFLMFFANVSVFYLVDDLRRRKKPVLTAPAISIAIIAIVLGYGSFRINEIEAFLKTEPRVKIGMVQANFDYAEKNLDNEPVITEKHREMSQRLLEADLVIWPETSVQYWFPKDKPSYRIEDQTDIVPAGHPAHFLIGGLSFTQDPILLEDGWDEEDHKKYNTAFLVDPQSNILSHYSKTRLFLLGEYFPLINEELKFLKRVFPMMGDLTPGEGLRVLEVPEKNMRIGPLICYEDIVAKISSDYVKRGANLLVNLTNDAWFGRSIAPYQHLLLSIPRAVETRRYLVRSTNSGVSAIVSPTGKIEARTGIFTTENLKGEVVLIDSLETLYSRVGDIFAWIALAATILFVVKSYLGRKYAD